The Oncorhynchus mykiss isolate Arlee chromosome 20, USDA_OmykA_1.1, whole genome shotgun sequence genome includes a region encoding these proteins:
- the LOC110499605 gene encoding uncharacterized protein LOC110499605: MDNCDLEKLAISGQTLQPAFKADVTTYKVTVASDVDQVTLDLLTSDCGASYKIRCGDGSKSIKLNDGLNLVEIEVGAEDGTSKKYCIEVTKLSARTAELSDLTIEGNVQLQPTFSANIYDYSSTVPFYCNSVTILPKVPDKNMKVSVNEESDSQPSPLTVGETVVSIKVLSADGSNSQMYYVLVMREQIPMAVSFSDVKEQVSYECPVTLTALYRPISINQSDPQHLFSAPYIDMLARRSKVDPLNECPLGDSWKVLEHDLDKTMSSALVKCFFAYRGCESVVKLAEVGSHALECPHKPSTDLDPKDVTETSWYKKHFASSTCLEIETKHTLEVRNWEKRLQKAIGQDSVDNLCALAQDNLKLYRERLPKPGDLLQYENGQSPLDCLEQAAVYYASAIKLKPRDPRLHFLLGLALEEQHYAAEMYGLRRKSDGDVEDLSSAKSTACQDDILAVCKLHGFPGTPTMENQLQALDTEYHQLKEQGQSGKADYIQTLFIFLSKKAGKDGSAGVGDEESCIHRALLKYLDAWSLNQDFWEYNLHVGRMLLLQKRNKEALQHLQTGLALRPSQPALRFFTGLALLLQEEASEAVEKEAGLFLQQGLEHVIAQSCNMENNYSGLEPSVTDPLSSVRTQFLRGCLTLGALQQKNTLSQKPMSSEQVYHTVVVLAARGVCRCVCRDEVAQQLEWVLLDAHFALLQSLIQQKKAAGLTQGQGQGQGQGQGKQGETERQAWVAKRCQALTGLIRLTSIPACRELMDMQEKVCQVAVVTTPRDSHALCLLGLAQLAQCDNDHSSQRLEGAIANACLSFQASIELEDKPQSGEPPTQLTKQQWWQDRLAADKEKAVKGTASQGAGGGGSGPPDTAVAAGRGCGRGMGGPARGGTAAAAKTPTRGGKTAPPAKNTPSTAPPAKNTPSTAPSAKNTPSTASPAKHTPSTAPPAKNTPSTAPPATVSPSSRGQVGAAKTPGPAKPSSSKTQLISPSKSKPDCSPSPAKPGPTEESAVAESSNVLPKALLNRRSHAPRLGLARALSRSADSHHQAHQLYQEVITMAPEVHDAYIELAEMLGQSDPLAAVEVYCRFPLKPVSEQNFDDAFITGEIVRILMKQGLYEHPELRHNLIAYGKVMGLGCLEKYINILEGKFMSSLLKRVYAGIHDKSVEDKDLQDFFKFKCWI, translated from the exons ATGGACAATTGTGATTTGGAGAAGCTTGCAATTTCGGGACAGACGTTGCAGCCTGCGTTCAAAGCAGATGTAACAACTTATAAAGTTACTGTTGCAAGCGATGTCGACCAGGTTACATTGGACCTGCTCACAAGTGACTGCGGAGCCAGTTATAAAATC cGTTGTGGTGATGGCTCAAAGTCCATCAAACTGAATGATGGATTGAATTTGGTTGAAATAGAGGTGGGAGCCGAGGACGGCACCTCCAAAAAATATTGCATTGAGGTCACCAAACTGTCTGCGAGGACTGCAGAGTTGAGTGACCTTACAATTGAAGGAAATGTTCAATTACAACCTACATTTTCGGCAAACATCTATGATTACTCAA GCACAGTTCCTTTCTACTGTAATTCGGTGACCATACTGCCCAAAGTTCCTGATAAAAACATGAAAGTTTCAGTGAATGAAGAAAGTGATTCCCAACCTTCTCCATTGACTGTTGGAGAAACTGTCGTCAGTATCAAGGTCTTGTCAGCAGATGGCAGCAATTCTCAG ATGTACTATGTGTTGGTGATGCGAGAGCAGATTCCCATGGCTGTGTCTTTCAGTGATGTGAAAGAGCAGGTCTCCTATGAGTGCCCTGTCACTCTGACGGCCCTCTACAGACCCATATCCATCAACCAGAG TGATCCACAGCACCTGTTCTCAGCCCCCTACATTGACATGCTGGCGAGAAGGTCGAAGGTCGACCCGCTAAACGAGTGTCCCCTCGGAGACAGCTGGAAGGTTCTGGAACACGACCTGGATAAGACCATGTCTTCTGCGCTGGTCAAGTGCTTCTTTGCATACCGAG GATGTGAGAGTGTGGTGAAACTGGCTGAAGTGGGGTCACATGCACTGGAGTGTCCACACAAACCCTCAACGGACCTGGACCCAAAG GACGTCACTGAGACGAGCTGGTACAAAAAGCATTTTGCATCCTCGACCTGCTTGGAGATAGAAACCAAACACACTTTGGAG GTGCGTAACTGGGAGAAGAGACTACAAAAGGCAATAGGACAGGATAGTGTCGATAATCTGTGTGCCCTGGCCCAGGACAATCTGAAACTCTACAGAGAGCGTCTGCCCAAACCAG GTGACCTGCTGCAGTATGAGAATGGTCAGTCTCCTCTGGACTGTCTGGAGCAGGCTGCAGTCTATTATGCCTCAGCCATCAAGCTGAAGCCCCGAGACCCCAGACTCCACTTCCTCCTGGGGCTGGCCCTGGAGGAGCAACACTATGCAGCAGAGATGTACGGACTGAGGAGGAAA TCTGATGGGGACGTTGAGGACCTGAGCAGTGCCAAGTCCACGGCGTGTCAGGATGACATCCTGGCTGTGTGTAAGCTGCATGGCTTCCCTGGCACGCCTACCATGGAGAACCAGCTCCAGGCCCTGGACACAGAGTACCACCAGCTGAAAGAGCAGGGCCAGTCAGGCAAAGCAGACTACATTCAGACCCTGTTCATCTTCCTCTCCAAGAAGGCAGGCAAG GATGGCAGTGCGGGCGTGGGGGACGAAGAGAGCTGTATCCACCGGGCCCTTCTGAAGTACCTGGATGCCTGGTCGCTGAACCAGGACTTCTGGGAGTACAACCTCCACGTGGGGCGTATGCTGCTGTTGCAGAAGAGGAACAAGGAGGCACTGCAGCACCTGCAGACCGGACTGGCCCTGCGGCCCTCACAGCCAGCACTTAG gttCTTCACAGGTCTTGCTCTACTGCTACAGGAGGAAGCCTCAGAGGCTGTGGAGAAGGAGGCAGGCCTGTTTTTACAACAAGGCCTGGAGCATGTTATAGCACAGTCCTGCAACATGGAGAACaactacag TGGTTTGGAGCCGAGCGTGACAGACCCCCTGTCCAGTGTGAGAACACAGTTCCTGCGTGGCTGCCTCACCCTAGGTGCCCTCCAAcagaagaacactctctctcagAAGCCAATGAGCTCTGAGCAGGTCTATCACAC TGTTGTGGTGCTGGCAGCCCGCGGTGTGTGTCGGTGCGTGTGTCGGGACGAGGTGGCCCAGCAGCTGGAGTGGGTGTTGCTAGATGCCCACTTTGCCCTCCTCCAGAGCCTTATTCAGCAAAAGAAGGCTGCTGGGTTGAcccagggtcagggtcagggtcagggtcagggtcagggcaagcagggagagacagagagacaggcctgGGTGGCCAAGAGGTGTCAGGCTCTCACAGGTCTGATCCGCCTCACCTCTATCCCCGCCTGCAGGGAGCTGATGGACATGCAGGAGAAG GTCTGCCAGGTTGCCGTGGTGACGACTCCTCGTGACAGCCATGCGCTGTGTCTCCTGGGGCTGGCCCAGCTGGCTCAGTGTGACAACGACCACAGCTCCCAGAGGTTAGAAGGAGCCATTGCCAACGCCTGCCTCAGCTTCCAGGCAAGCATCGAACTGGAGGACAAGCCTCAGAGCGGAGAGCCACCCACACAGCTCACCA aGCAGCAGTGGTGGCAGGACAGGCTGGCAGCAGACAAGGAGAAGGCAGTCAAGGGGACAGCCAGCCAGGGAGCGGGTGGGGGTGGCTCTGGGCCTCCTGACACTGCAGTGGCTGCCGGGAGAGGATGTGGGCGTGGCATGGGAGGTCCTGCTAGAGGGGGTACTGCGGCTGCAGCCAAGACCCCCACGAGAGGAGGCAAGACTGCCCCTCCAGCCAAAAACACCCCTTCTACTGCCCCTCCAGCCAAAAACACCCCCTCTACTGCCCCTTCAGCCAAAAACACCCCCTCTACTGCCTCTCCAGCCAAACACACCCCCTCTACTGCCCCTCCAGCCAAAAACACCCCCTCTACTGCCCCTCCAGCCACCGTCTCTCCATCCAG CAGGGGGCAAGTTGGAGCAGCCAAAACTCCTGGCCCTGCCAAGCCCAGCAGCTCCAAGACCCAGCTCATCTCCCCCAGCAAGTCTAAACCAGACTGCTCCCCAAGCCCAGCCAAACCTGGGCCCACAGAAG AGTCAGCTGTGGCAGAGAGTAGCAACGTTCTCCCCAAAGCTCTGTTGAACCGTCGATCCCATGCCCCTCGCCTCGGCTTGGCCCGCGCCCTCTCCCGCTCCGCAGACAGCCACCACCAGGCACACCAGCTCTACCAGGAGGTCATCACCATGGCACCAGAG GTCCACGATGCGTACATTGAGCTGGCAGAGATGCTGGGGCAGTCCGACCCCCTGGCTGCTGTAGAGGTGTACTGTCGGTTCCCCCTGAAGCCCGTCTCAGAGCAGAACTTTGACGACGCCTTCATCACCGGAGAGATCGTACGCATCCTGATGAAACAAGGCCTCTACGAGCACCCAGAGCTGAGACACAACCTCATCGCCTACGGGAAAGTCATGGGCCTGG GTTGCCTTGAGAAATACATCAACATCCTCGAAGGGAAGTTCATGAGCAGCCTTCTGAAGAGAGTGTATGCTGGGATCCATGACAAATCAGTGGAAGACAAGGATCTGCAGGACTTCTTCAAGTTCAAGTGCTGGATATGA